In Tachysurus vachellii isolate PV-2020 chromosome 1, HZAU_Pvac_v1, whole genome shotgun sequence, a genomic segment contains:
- the inhbab gene encoding inhibin subunit beta Ab, protein MPSLTLLMALALLLSGCLSGRCSPTPSGTQDTTPLESDRQTGSRGSERQEEGGLCPSCALAQLDRDSEPGMVEAVKRHILNMLHLSAPPNISHPVPRAALLNALRKLHVGHVTEDGTVEIENDAEEFGGHGAPGDESPSEIITFAEPVDVPDTVKFDISKESAPQSVVEQANVWIFLKLSKGSHTKGKVSLQLLQTPSVSTKSNPDSQNEVLVSQKMVDSRRSGWHTLSVGASVQALLDRGGGELRLRVSCPLCADMGAVPILGEGKGNENSQSHRPFLMLVLRLAEERQHRRSKRGLECESNMRACCKRHFYVNFKDIGWSDWIIAPSGYHANYCEGECPGHAANMAGTALSFHSTVINHYRMRGYSPFAGIRSCCVPTRLRAMSMLYYNEEQKIIKKDIQNMIVEECGCS, encoded by the exons ATGCCCTCTCTCACCCTGCTGATGGCTCTGGCACTGCTCCTCTCAGGCTGCCTGTCCGGGCGCTGTTCCCCAACACCCTCAGGAACGCAAGACACGACTCCTttagagagtgacagacagacaggttctCGGGGATCTGAGCGGCAGGAGGAGGGTGGTCTGTGTCCATCCTGCGCCCTTGCCCAGTTAGACAGGGATTCAGAGCCTGGCATGGTTGAGGCGGTGAAGAGGCACATCTTGAACATGCTGCACCTGAGTGCACCGCCCAACATTAGTCATCCGGTGCCCCGCGCTGCCCTGCTGAATGCCCTGCGCAAGCTTCATGTGGGCCATGTCACAGAGGATGGCACGGTGGAGATCGAAAATGATGCAGAAGAGTTTGGAGGACATGGTGCTCCAGGTGATGAGTCGCCATCTGAAATCATTACCTTTGCAGAGCCAg TTGATGTTCCAGATACGGTAAAGTTTGACATCTCGAAGGAGAGTGCCCCACAGTCTGTGGTGGAGCAGGCCAATGTGTGGATCTTCCTAAAACTGTCAAAGGGAAGCCACACCAAGGGTAAAGTTTCCCTTCAGCTCCTACAGACCCCGAGTGTGAGCACAAAGTCAAATCCAGACTCCCAGAATGAGGTGTTGGTCTCTCAGAAGATGGTGGATTCCCGGCGTAGTGGCTGGCACACCCTGTCTGTCGGAGCCAGCGTGCAGGCACTGCTGGACAGGGGTGGCGGAGAGCTGCGTCTTCGCGTGTCGTGCCCGTTGTGTGCTGACATGGGTGCAGTGCCAATCCTCGGTgaaggaaaaggaaatgaaaactcACAATCTCACCGCCCTTTTTTGATGCTGGTGCTACGCCTGGCTGAGGAACGGCAACACCGTCGCAGCAAGCGTGGCCTTGAGTGTGAAAGCAACATGCGAGCATGCTGCAAACGCCACTTCTACGTTAACTTCAAGGACATCGGATGGAGCGATTGGATCATCGCGCCCTCAGGTTACCATGCCAACTACTGCGAGGGTGAGTGCCCAGGCCATGCTGCTAACATGGCAGGTACGGCACTTTCCTTCCACTCCACCGTCATCAACCACTACCGCATGCGTGGCTACAGCCCATTTGCAGGGATCCGGTCGTGCTGCGTTCCCACTCGTCTCCGTGCCATGTCTATGTTATACTACAATGAAGAGCAAAAGATCATCAAAAAGGACATCCAGAACATGATCGTAGAAGAATGTGGCTGCTCataa